The DNA sequence CATGGAGGGTGTAGACGGTCCGCCCCAAGGCATCGACGCGAAACACGCCGGCCCATCGGTCGTTTCCCATCGGAATCATTGGAGTTTCCGACCACGTCGAGGTGTCGGACTCGCGGTGCAACAGGAATGCGGCGATGAGGTCGTGGCCGTCCGTGTGGATATCCGCCTCTACCCGGACGGTCTGTCCGACCGACCGTTTCACGGGGAAACGGCCCCCTTCGATTTCCGGGTAGACGTTTTCGATGACGACGCGCTGCCGGGATCGGGTCACGGGTCCCCCCCCCCATTTTGTGCGGGCCGGAATGATTTGTATACAAACAATTATACGGTTTCCCGCAATGCAATACAACCCGCCCCGCCCGGTCTGCCTCCGGTTCCGGGGTTCCGGCCCGGACGGTCGGTGCTGGCGTTGGCAGGCGGAGTATGCTTAACTATATCCGTTCGTTACGAACAAATTCCATGGGCGGGTAACGAAAACCTGAAGATCCTCCAAACCGGCAACCCTCCCGTTTCCCGCCGGGCATTCAGCGAGTCGATCCTGCTCCTGACGCGGAACCTCACCCCGCGGGGGATCGTCGCGGCCTCCGCCACGCCCGAATCCGCCGCCCGGAACTACACGCGCGTGTTCTGCAGGGACGCCTGCATCTCCTCGATGGGAATGGCGGTTTCCGGGGATCCGCTCCTCCGGGGGGGCGCGATGGCCGGACTGGAATTTCTCGCGAGCCGCCAGGCGGAGAACGGGCAGATCCCGAATTTCGTCGCCCCGGAAACCGGCGAGACCGACTTCTGGTACCTGGGGTGCATCGACGCGACGCTCTGGTGGCTTGCGGTCGTCGCGTTCTGGTCGCGGCACTTTCCGGAGGATTCCGTCGAGGACCGGTTCCGCGGGCGGATCGACGCCGCCCTGCGGTGGCTTCTGTGCCAGGAGCACCAGAAGATCCGCCTGCTGCAGCAGAACGAGGCCAGCGACTGGGCCGACATCATGCCCCGGTCGGGGTTCGTTCTTTACACCAACGCCTTGTGGTACCACGTGAAACGCGTGTACTCGGTCGCCGGCGCGGAGGAGACGCGGAACGACTTCAACGCGCTCTTCTCGCCGTTCACCGGGGAGCGGCCGGAATACCGCCGCATGCGACTCCTGACGCGCTACGTCCGGGACGGGGGGGAACGGGGCGGCCTGTACCTGAGTTACGTGAACTTTTCCACCTGGGGCGGGGAGGGGGACGTCTTCGGGAACCTGCTGGCGGTGCTCTTCGGCCTGGCGGACGAAGGAAGGTCGAACCGGATCGTCGACGAACTCCAGGCGGCGGCGGTCGACATCCCGAACCCGGTGCGCGCCGTCTGCGATCCCATCCGCCCCTCCAGCCCGCAATGGCGCGCCTATATGGGGAGGCACCGGCAGAATGCGGAGTACCAGTACCACAACGGGGGGGCGTGGCCCTTCCTCGGGGGGTTCTGGGTGATGGCGCTCGCGTCCCTGGGACGGGGACCGGAAGCGGCCGATGCACTCTCCGGGGTGGCCCGGATGAACAGCGTCAACGGGTGGGCGTTCCACGAATGGTTCCACGGCAGGACGGGGGAGCCGCGCGGGATGCCGGGACAATCGTGGAACGCGGCGGCGTACATCCTGGCGGAACGCTCCCTCGAACGCCCCCTGTTCCCCGGCCCCGAGATTGCCTTGCCTCCACCCCGCCGCGAGGAGGGGAGGAGATGAAGATATCCACGGGATCGAAGGTCCTGCTCCTCCTCGCCCTGGCGATTCTCCTACTGATCGGGATGGAGTCCCTCCTCCTGGAGTACCTGCCGCCCTTTTTCGGGAGTCTCCGGGCCGACATCCGCGAGGCCCTTTACCGGCCGTACTTCCAGATCGGCGACCTCCCGGTCACCCCGGTCTTCCTCGTCAAGACGTTCCTTTTCTTCCTCCTCCTCGGCCTCCTCAGCCGCGCGATGCGGCGGGTCCTCCATGACAAGGTGCTCGTCCGCACCGCGCTCGACGAAGGGCAGCGGTACTCCCTCGGACAGATCACGGGATACGCGGTGTTCCTCTTCGGGCTGCTGGTCGGGCTTCAGTGGGTCGGATTGAACCTGAGCAGCCTCGTGCTGCTGGGGGGCGCCGTCGGGATTGGTGTAGGGTTCGGCCTCCAGAACATCGCGAACAACTTCGTCTCGGGGATCATCCTCCTCATGGAACGACCCATCCGGGTCGGCGACCGGGTCGAGGTCGGGGGGACCAACGGGGACGTCGTGAGGATCGGGGGGCGCAGCACGTGGGTCCGCACGAACGACAACGTCGTGATCATCATCCCCAACACCGAGTTCGTGAACAACCGGGTCACCAACTGGACGGCGAACGACCGGCAGGTCCGTTTCAGCATCCCTCTCGGCGTATCCTACGGGAGCGACCCGGAGCGTGTGCGGGAGGTCCTTCTGGAAGTGGCTCGCTCGCATCCGGACGTCCTCAAGGATCCGGAACCGGAGATCCTCTTCGCGAGATTCGGAGAAAGCTCCCTCGACTTCGAGCTGCGGGTCTGGACGATCACGCGGGTGAAGACGCCGCTGCCCCTCTCCAGTGAACTCTACTTCTCCATTTTCCGAGCGTTCCGGGAGAACGGGATCGAGATTCCGTTCCCGCAGCGGGACCTGCACCTGAAGACGGTCTCTCCCTCCCTCCGGGCTGCCGACGAAGACGGGGGAGAGCCCGTTTCGTCGGGCGATGGGGGGGCGGCATGAACCGGGGATCATGGCGGCGGGTTCTCGTGGTCGTCCTTCCGCTGGCGTTGCTGTCGACCGGCGCCTGGGCGGCGAAGCCGCGGCAGGAAGCCAGACCGGCCGCTGCGGTAGAGCCGGCGAAGCCGGCAGGGGCCCCGGTGGAGCTGGACGGCAGGACCCTCTTCCTCGTCCGGGAGCGGGTGATGTCGTTCACGCCGGAGGATCGGGCGAGTTCGATCCTGCGGAAGCTGAACCGGTTCCTGAAGGATCCCCTTGCCACCCCGGAAACGATCGCGGTGCAGGAGACGGACACCTCCAGCGACATCGTGGCGGGCGAGGTCATCCTCATGACCGTCACCGACCGGGACGCCGCCGCCGAGGGGAAACCGAGGGCCGAACTGGCGAAGGAGTACGCGGAAAGCCTGCGGTCCGCGGTCCGCCGCCACATCGAGGAGTACGGCAACCGAAGCATCGTCCTGGGAGCCGTCTATGGGGCGATCGCCACCCTCGTCCTCGTGGCGTTCCTGGTGCTCTTCCGTCGCCTGTTCCCCCGGCTCTATTCCGCCGCCGACGCCTGGAAGGGATCCCGGATCCGGTCCATCCGGTTCCAGTCGGTCGAGGTCGTCAATGCGGATACTATCCTCGGGTTCGTCAAGGGGTTCCTCCGGTGGATCCGCATCCTCGCCACGTTCCTGCTGTTCTACATCTACATCCCGCTCGTGCTCAGTTTCTTCCCCTGGACGAGGGGGGCCGCAACCGTCCTGACCGGCTACATATTCGGGCCGCTGAGGACCGTCGGGAAGGGCATCCTCGACTTCCTGCCCAACCTGTTCTTCATCGCGGTCATCGCGGCCGTCACCCACTACGCGTTGCGCCTGGTCCGGATCTTCTTCTCGGGGGTGGGAAAAGGCACCTTCACGATCCCGGGGTTCTACAGCGAATGGGGGGAGCCCACGTTCAAGATCGTGCGCGTCCTGGTGGTGGCGTTCGCCGTGGTGGTCGCCTTCCCGTACATCCCCGGCTCCGATTCTCCGGCGTTCCGCGGCGTGTCGATCTTCCTCGGCGTCCTCTTCTCCCTCGGGTCGACCTCCGCGGTGGCCAACATCGTCTCCGGCGTCATCCTGACGTACATGCGGGCGTTCCGCGTCGGGGACCGGGTGAAGATCGCGGACAGCGTGGGGGACGTTCTCGAAAAGACGCTGCTGGTGACCCGCGTCCGGACGATCAAGAACGTCGACGTGACGATCCCGAACTCGATGATCCTCGCCAGCCACATCGTCAACTACAGCTCCTCCGCGGCGGAGTACGGACTCATCCTGAACACCGCCGTCACCATCGGGTACGGCACCGAGTGGAGAAAGGTGCACGAACTGCTGATTTCGGCGGCTCGGAAGACGGAAGGGATTCAGGAGCCGCCGGCGCCGTTCGTCCTGCAGACGGGCCTGAACGATTTCTACGTCTCCTATGAACTGAACGCCTACACGGGGAATCCGCAGGTCATGGCGGTGACCTACTCCCTGCTGCACCAGAACATCCAGGACGCGTTCAACGAGGCGGGCGTCGAGATCATGTCTCCGCACTACTCACAGATCAGGGACGGGAACCGGATGGCCATCCCCGACGCCTCGCTTCCCCCCGGTTACGCGCCGCCGGCGTTCCGGGTCGCCCCGGTCCCGGAGATCCCGCGAAAAGACGGTTGAATCTCGTGATTGCCATCCCCGGGAACGGTTCTCGCGATGGATAACGGGATGGAAGGCGACCGGCCGGCAATGCCCGTTCCGGGAGGCGCAGGAAAGCCGCCCGCGGAAGACTCCCGGGGCATCCTGCGGCCGCGGGGCCGGTTTTTCGTCATGGGGGCCGCCGCCGTCTCCGTCCTCCTGATCGGCGCCCTGGACTACGCCACGGGACCCGGGATCTCGTTGATCCTTTTCTACCTGATCCCGATCGGGCTGGTCGCCTGGTTCGAGGGGCTGATCCCGGGGGTCGGGCTATCCGTGTTCGCCTCCCTGCTCCTGGTCCTGACGCGTCCCCAGGCTCGGGGGGGACGAGTTCGCGATCCTGCTCCCCGAGACGGACGCCGTTGCCGCCGAAGCGGTAATCCGGAAGGTTCAGGGGATGGTCGACGATCTCCTTCGGGAGGGGCGGTGGGACGTGACGATGAGCATCGGGCTCCTCTCGTGCGATCACCCCCCCGATTCGAGCGATGAGGCGTTGCGCAAGGCGGATGCCCTGATGTACCGCGCGAAGAGCGAGGGGAAGAACAGGGTGTGCCGCGAGGTCGTCTGACGTCCCGGGGGCGGATCCCGATCCGTCACGGCCCCTCTTTCTCTTCCACCCCGGAGATCCGCCGGATGATCTCCCGTGCCTTCTCCTGCCCCCCGAGCCCGAACGCGAGACCCAGCGCCCCGAGGACGATCAGGAACGCCCCGAAGAGGAAGCGCGTCGCCACGTTGAGCTGCTCCAGCGCCGTGCCCAGCGCGACGATGATCACCAGGTACTGGATCCCTTTCCCGAGGAGGTTCGCTTCCGGGATCCCGGCGGCGTGCGCGAAGGCGCGCGCGAATCTCCCGGCCAGCCTGCCGAGCCACGCCCCGAGACCGAGCATGACGAAGGCGAGGAACAGGTTCGGAAGGAAGGAAACGAAACGGTCGATGAGCAGTTCCACGGAGGTGAGGCCGAGGGAGTGGGCCGCCGTACCGGTGAATACCAGGATGACCACCCAGAAGACGATCGCGCCGATGAGCTCGAAGAAGGGGTACCGGATATCCCCCACCTCGAGGATCCGGAGGGCCGGGTTCTTCTTCGACAGCTTCTCCCAGCCGATCGAGTTCAGGAGCTTGATGACGAGAAAGCGCGATCCCAGGGCGATGGCGACGCCGATGACCAGCAGGGCGAAGGCGGCGAGGAAGTTCGGGAGGAAACCGACGATGCGGTTCCAGAGGTTTTCGAACGGGGTGACGATCGAGGTGGTCGGCATGGGGCCTCCTTGGCGCGTCGGGTCATCGCCCTGTCAGGATCCCGGAGAACCGGGAGGATTTCCGCTGCTGGTACCGCTTGAGGAGCAGGATGGGGACGCAGGCGCCCTGCATCACCCGCTCCTCCACTTCGGAGGTGAACAGGGAGGTGAGCTTTCCCGCGTAGCGCGAGGCGCCCATCAGCAGCAGGTCCGTGTCCCGCGCTTGCGCGATGATGCTCCCGGCGACGTCCTCCGACGGCATCACGAGCCGCTCCACCGGGGACAGGAAGGGAAGGTCCCGGGTCAGCTCTTCCATCCATTCGGCCGCCTCCCGCTCCTCCCGGCCGGAGGCGTGCGGGGCAACCAGGTGCAGCAGGGTGACCGGGACGCCAAGGTCCGCGGAGAGCGCGGGCGCGACGTTGACGGCCAGCCGGCAGGAAGGGGTGTCCTCGACGGCGAGCAGCAGGCGCTTGACCTGGGCGAGGCTCTCTCCCCGGAAAATGCCCACGTTGCAGGGGGCGTGCTCCAGGACGTTGAGCAGGACGATCTCCCGGAACTGCCCGGTCCACCCCTCTTTCCGCAAGGGGCCCACGAGGATGAAGTTGCCCTTCTCCTCCCGCGCGGTCTCGAGAATGCCGTGGGACATGCGGTGGGAGATCTTGATGAACCGATGGAAGTCCGCCTCGCGCTCGGAGGCGATGTTCTCCGCCAGCCGGAGTAGCGTCCGGGACTCGCTCAGGTCGCCCGAATACCGTTTCAGGGCGACCTTCGGGGGCACCTCGACGACCGACACGGCCGTCACCTCTCCCTCGTAGTTCTTCGCGAGGGCGCAGGCGAGTTTCATGAGGGGGCGCACCTGTTCCTGGTGGAACGGGACGACGATCACCCGGTAATCCTTCCGGGCGGATTCCGCCTCGGCGAGGGCCAGCACCGAAAGGGCCTCCTCCTCGGTCTTCGAGGCGTACAGCTTGTAGACGGCGAACCCGATGACGATCCACCCCGCCGCCGAGAACCACGCCCTGGGGCTGTAGACGAACAAGTACCCGGCGATGAAGACCTGGGTCGCGATCCCGAGGAGGGGGACCAGGGGGACCAGGGGGACCCGGAACCCCCGTTTCAGGTTCGGGTGGGTCTTCCGCATCCGGATCAGCGTGACGTTCACCTGCAGGAAGACGAGTAGGAACATGATGTCCGCGGCGCTGGCCACGTCTTCGATCGGGAAGGCCACGGCCATCAGGATGACGATGACGGCCGAGGCGGCGATCGCCGCGTGCGGGGTCTTTTTCACCGCGTGGACCCTCCCGAGGAACGGGGGAAGGTTGTGGTCCCGGGCCATCGCGAAGGCGACGCGGGAGGAGGAGTAGACCGTCGCCAGCAGGGCGCTCGCGGTGGAGAGCAGGCCGCCGATCAGCAGCACCACGCCGCCGCCGGGGAAGAATTGCCGTGCCGCCTCCACGATCGCCAGCTCCTTCATCTCCCCGAGGAACTTCCAGGAGGGGGTCGTCCCGCTCCGGATGGCGCCGATGGAGACGAAGGCGACCATCAGGTAGATGGGGATGACGATCAGCAGGGCGAAGAAGATGGCGCGCGGGATGTTCCGCCCCGGGTCCACCACCTCCTCGCTGCACTGGGCGATGACCTCGTATCCCTGGAAGGCGATGAAGGTGAGCCCCATCGCGCTGAAGATCGCACCGATCCCGTTCGGCAGGAACGGTTGGAAGCTTCCCCGCCAGCCGGGCATGCCGCGCATCGCCCAGGCGCCGGCCGCCACGAAAAACAGGATGATCACGACCTTCGCCATCGTGACGAAGTTCCCGGCCTTGCCGGTCTCGGACGCCCCCCGGAAGTTGATGTAGGCGAAGACGAGGCAGGCCGCCACCGCGAGCGTCTTCTCGATGGAGAGGTAGGGGATTTGCGGGACGTGGACGCCGAACCCCTCGAGCACGTGCCCGAAGTACGCGCCGAACCCCAGGGCGTAGAGGCTGCACGCCACCGCGTGGGCGAACCACGACATCCAGCCCGACAGGAACCCGTTGGGGTGGGGGAGGGAGCTCTTCACCCACAGGTAGCCTCCCCCCGCGTCGTGGAAGCACGACCCGAGCTCCGCGTAGGCCATCGCCGTGAACAGCGTCACGATGCCGTTCAGGCCGAAGGCGAGGAGGAGGCCGGGCCCCGCCACCCCGGCGGCGATTCCCGTGAGGACGAAGATGCCTGCCCCGATCATCGCCCCGACGCCGATCATCATCACGCTGAAGCCGGACATTTCGCGGCTCAGCCGGACTTCTTCGGTGCCCGGGCGGAATCCGGGCGCGAATGCGCTCATTCGCTCCTTCGGCAATCGGGGAAGTTTTTGGTGTCAGGATACCCCAAAGCGATGTGGATGGCGCAGGCCTTGCGTTCGAACGGGGTCATGCCGCAACCGGTCAGCGTTTCCCCTTGCCCTGGTGCGGGGGAATGCCCGCGAGGGCTCCGACCGCCCGGGCGAGAGCGACGGGATTTTCCACGACCCTCGCTCCGGGGACGCGCGCGACGCCGCCGACGGAGAAGGAGACCCCCCCTCTGCGGAGGACCCACCGCATCGCGACGGCGTCGTTCGTGTCGTCGCCGGCGTACACGATCCGGTCTTTGGAAGGATCGAACCCGATGATCCGGCAGATCGTCCGGACGCCGAAGGATTTGCTCACGTTGCGGAGCAGTTGCACCTCGGCCACGGAGGGCCCACGGTACACCCGGACGTCCTGCGCTCCCTCAAGTTCCTTGAGGAGCGGTTCCAGCATCGGTACGACCTCCGGAAGGACGTGCCGGTAGTGGATCGCGATCGACCACCCCTTGTCCTCGACATCCACACCCGGTATATGGGAGAGCCTGGAGAGGAGGGGGTCGAGGGTCACGCGGACCTTCTCCCGGCGGGCTTCGAACGGGTCCCCGGGACGGATCCGATGCCCACCCGGAAGGCGCCACTCGAGCCCACTGGCGCCCCCCAGGATGACGCGCGGCAACGGGACGCGACGCGCGAGGTCTTCGATCTCCCGGCTGGAGAGGACGACCACGAAGTGCAGGGGCATCCGGGCGAGTCCCTTCAGGAGTTCCCGGCACATCGGGTGGATCCGGGCCGCGTGCCGGTCGTCCACGATGGGGGAGAGGGTTCCGTCGAAGTCGAAGACCCAGAGGGACCGGATGCCGGCACCGATCGTTTCTCCCGGATTTCTCCCCATGCGCGATCCTCCCCGAGGGCGACAATAATTGCTTTTAACACAAATGATTTGTATGATAAACAGGTTGTTGCGCGGTATCTCCCGTTTTCGAATCAACGCCCGGACCCACCGAACCCATTACGCCGGAGCAAGGCATGACCGGAAGCAATCGAGGAATGTGGAAGAAACGGATCGCCGCGGTCGCGATCCCCGGCGCCGTGCTTCTCGCTTTTTCCCTCGGCGCCCGCGTCGTGCGGGAACCGGGGCCGGTCCCGGGTTCCGTCGGCCGCGGGGAAGCATCGCCGCGCGAGATCGAGGACCGGGTCCTAAAGGGTGAAACCGTGTCGGCGATCTTCGAAAAGCACCACCTGGACATCGGCGACCTGTTCCGGATGCGGCAGGCGTCCGCGACCGTCCACCCGCTGAAGAACATCTCCGCGGGAAGGCCGTACACGATCACCCTCGATCCGGACAACAACGTCCTCTCCCTCGCCTACCACATCAACGACGAGGAGATCCTCCGGGTCGTCCGCTCGGAGCCCGGCTACCGGGCCGACAAGGTGGCCATCGAATACGAGCGGCGGATCGGAACGCTGGCCGGCGTCGTCCGGTCGAATCTCGTCTCCGCCCTTCCCGGGGGCGGCGAATCGGCCCTGCTGGCGATCGAGCTCTCCGACATCTTCTCCTGGGACGTCGACTTCAACACGGATCTCCGGAAAGGGGACACGTTCCGGATCCTGGTGGAGGAACGATGGATTGACGGCGCGTTCAGGAAGTACGGCGACATCCTCGCGGCGGAACTCACCGTGGACGGCCACCGGTACCGGGCGTACCGCTTCGAGGCGGGGGACCGGGCGGACTACTTCGACGACGAGGGGAAATCGTTGAGGAAGACGTTCCTGAAGGCGCCGTTGAGCTACCGGAGGATCTCCTCGGGGTTCACGAAGCGGAGGGTGCACCCGATCCTGAAGATCGCGAGGCCCCA is a window from the bacterium genome containing:
- a CDS encoding glycoside hydrolase; translated protein: MKILQTGNPPVSRRAFSESILLLTRNLTPRGIVAASATPESAARNYTRVFCRDACISSMGMAVSGDPLLRGGAMAGLEFLASRQAENGQIPNFVAPETGETDFWYLGCIDATLWWLAVVAFWSRHFPEDSVEDRFRGRIDAALRWLLCQEHQKIRLLQQNEASDWADIMPRSGFVLYTNALWYHVKRVYSVAGAEETRNDFNALFSPFTGERPEYRRMRLLTRYVRDGGERGGLYLSYVNFSTWGGEGDVFGNLLAVLFGLADEGRSNRIVDELQAAAVDIPNPVRAVCDPIRPSSPQWRAYMGRHRQNAEYQYHNGGAWPFLGGFWVMALASLGRGPEAADALSGVARMNSVNGWAFHEWFHGRTGEPRGMPGQSWNAAAYILAERSLERPLFPGPEIALPPPRREEGRR
- the otsB gene encoding trehalose-phosphatase encodes the protein MGRNPGETIGAGIRSLWVFDFDGTLSPIVDDRHAARIHPMCRELLKGLARMPLHFVVVLSSREIEDLARRVPLPRVILGGASGLEWRLPGGHRIRPGDPFEARREKVRVTLDPLLSRLSHIPGVDVEDKGWSIAIHYRHVLPEVVPMLEPLLKELEGAQDVRVYRGPSVAEVQLLRNVSKSFGVRTICRIIGFDPSKDRIVYAGDDTNDAVAMRWVLRRGGVSFSVGGVARVPGARVVENPVALARAVGALAGIPPHQGKGKR
- a CDS encoding peptidoglycan DD-metalloendopeptidase family protein, with product MTGSNRGMWKKRIAAVAIPGAVLLAFSLGARVVREPGPVPGSVGRGEASPREIEDRVLKGETVSAIFEKHHLDIGDLFRMRQASATVHPLKNISAGRPYTITLDPDNNVLSLAYHINDEEILRVVRSEPGYRADKVAIEYERRIGTLAGVVRSNLVSALPGGGESALLAIELSDIFSWDVDFNTDLRKGDTFRILVEERWIDGAFRKYGDILAAELTVDGHRYRAYRFEAGDRADYFDDEGKSLRKTFLKAPLSYRRISSGFTKRRVHPILKIARPHLGVDYAAPAGTPVSTVGDGTVIFAGRKGPNGNLVIVRHPNGYATSYGHLSRIAKGIRRGRAGGTARGRHRKGRRDGARDRAPPGFSDPPERHVPEPVVRESPPWRGRSPGPHGGLPRRGGGVRAVPVGALPDRPRRCRIPGWFRELIHP
- a CDS encoding mechanosensitive ion channel; its protein translation is MESLLLEYLPPFFGSLRADIREALYRPYFQIGDLPVTPVFLVKTFLFFLLLGLLSRAMRRVLHDKVLVRTALDEGQRYSLGQITGYAVFLFGLLVGLQWVGLNLSSLVLLGGAVGIGVGFGLQNIANNFVSGIILLMERPIRVGDRVEVGGTNGDVVRIGGRSTWVRTNDNVVIIIPNTEFVNNRVTNWTANDRQVRFSIPLGVSYGSDPERVREVLLEVARSHPDVLKDPEPEILFARFGESSLDFELRVWTITRVKTPLPLSSELYFSIFRAFRENGIEIPFPQRDLHLKTVSPSLRAADEDGGEPVSSGDGGAA
- a CDS encoding mechanosensitive ion channel family protein encodes the protein MNRGSWRRVLVVVLPLALLSTGAWAAKPRQEARPAAAVEPAKPAGAPVELDGRTLFLVRERVMSFTPEDRASSILRKLNRFLKDPLATPETIAVQETDTSSDIVAGEVILMTVTDRDAAAEGKPRAELAKEYAESLRSAVRRHIEEYGNRSIVLGAVYGAIATLVLVAFLVLFRRLFPRLYSAADAWKGSRIRSIRFQSVEVVNADTILGFVKGFLRWIRILATFLLFYIYIPLVLSFFPWTRGAATVLTGYIFGPLRTVGKGILDFLPNLFFIAVIAAVTHYALRLVRIFFSGVGKGTFTIPGFYSEWGEPTFKIVRVLVVAFAVVVAFPYIPGSDSPAFRGVSIFLGVLFSLGSTSAVANIVSGVILTYMRAFRVGDRVKIADSVGDVLEKTLLVTRVRTIKNVDVTIPNSMILASHIVNYSSSAAEYGLILNTAVTIGYGTEWRKVHELLISAARKTEGIQEPPAPFVLQTGLNDFYVSYELNAYTGNPQVMAVTYSLLHQNIQDAFNEAGVEIMSPHYSQIRDGNRMAIPDASLPPGYAPPAFRVAPVPEIPRKDG
- a CDS encoding amino acid permease, giving the protein MSAFAPGFRPGTEEVRLSREMSGFSVMMIGVGAMIGAGIFVLTGIAAGVAGPGLLLAFGLNGIVTLFTAMAYAELGSCFHDAGGGYLWVKSSLPHPNGFLSGWMSWFAHAVACSLYALGFGAYFGHVLEGFGVHVPQIPYLSIEKTLAVAACLVFAYINFRGASETGKAGNFVTMAKVVIILFFVAAGAWAMRGMPGWRGSFQPFLPNGIGAIFSAMGLTFIAFQGYEVIAQCSEEVVDPGRNIPRAIFFALLIVIPIYLMVAFVSIGAIRSGTTPSWKFLGEMKELAIVEAARQFFPGGGVVLLIGGLLSTASALLATVYSSSRVAFAMARDHNLPPFLGRVHAVKKTPHAAIAASAVIVILMAVAFPIEDVASAADIMFLLVFLQVNVTLIRMRKTHPNLKRGFRVPLVPLVPLLGIATQVFIAGYLFVYSPRAWFSAAGWIVIGFAVYKLYASKTEEEALSVLALAEAESARKDYRVIVVPFHQEQVRPLMKLACALAKNYEGEVTAVSVVEVPPKVALKRYSGDLSESRTLLRLAENIASEREADFHRFIKISHRMSHGILETAREEKGNFILVGPLRKEGWTGQFREIVLLNVLEHAPCNVGIFRGESLAQVKRLLLAVEDTPSCRLAVNVAPALSADLGVPVTLLHLVAPHASGREEREAAEWMEELTRDLPFLSPVERLVMPSEDVAGSIIAQARDTDLLLMGASRYAGKLTSLFTSEVEERVMQGACVPILLLKRYQQRKSSRFSGILTGR
- a CDS encoding diguanylate cyclase, with the protein product MLLPETDAVAAEAVIRKVQGMVDDLLREGRWDVTMSIGLLSCDHPPDSSDEALRKADALMYRAKSEGKNRVCREVV